One Pyramidobacter piscolens W5455 genomic region harbors:
- a CDS encoding ABC transporter ATP-binding protein: MSLIKVENLAFKYDRYILRNVEFAVERGSFVSLLGINGAGKSTLLKNLDRTLKPSFGTVYLNGKNLARLRRREAAQMMACVGQYNEPIKSTVFDMILVGRVPYVKREVSKEDYRKVEEILGKLALEEYAMRDASTLSGGEFQKVVLARALAQEPEPEIILLDEPTSNLDIKNQLDVMRLLKEYCREKGIAAIVSIHDINLALQFSDKFLMLKEGRVFAYGDDSVVTREAIKEVYRLDVAVQTYGNRKVIILN, from the coding sequence ATGAGCCTGATAAAGGTCGAGAATCTTGCGTTCAAGTACGATAGGTACATATTGCGGAACGTCGAATTCGCAGTCGAACGGGGAAGTTTTGTCTCTCTCCTCGGTATCAACGGCGCCGGCAAATCCACGCTCCTGAAAAATCTCGACAGAACGTTGAAGCCGTCGTTCGGAACCGTCTATCTGAACGGGAAAAATCTCGCCCGCCTCCGAAGGCGCGAAGCGGCGCAGATGATGGCCTGCGTCGGCCAGTACAATGAGCCGATAAAAAGCACCGTGTTCGACATGATTCTGGTCGGCAGGGTCCCGTATGTGAAAAGGGAGGTTTCGAAAGAGGATTACCGGAAAGTGGAGGAGATCCTCGGCAAACTGGCGCTGGAAGAGTATGCGATGCGTGATGCCAGCACGCTCAGCGGCGGAGAGTTCCAAAAAGTCGTGCTCGCGAGAGCGCTGGCGCAGGAGCCGGAGCCGGAGATCATCCTTCTCGACGAGCCGACAAGCAACCTCGATATCAAAAATCAGCTTGACGTCATGAGATTGTTGAAAGAATATTGCCGGGAAAAGGGGATCGCGGCGATCGTCAGCATCCACGACATCAATCTTGCTCTTCAGTTTTCCGATAAATTCCTGATGCTGAAAGAAGGGCGCGTATTTGCCTACGGAGACGACAGCGTCGTCACCCGGGAGGCGATCAAAGAGGTATACCGTCTGGACGTCGCCGTGCAGACGTACGGAAACAGGAAGGTTATTATTCTGAATTAG
- a CDS encoding ABC transporter substrate-binding protein, whose protein sequence is MKKRTFLSLALMMFAAWHVNEGMRGVAQERSTTAAPYTVTDIAGREIAFDKVPERVLALGHGVLQQYAYVCGADRLVGIEETAKSGHSLMGQSVHHAYPELRKIQTVGKGGPKFSPDDEQIAYQAPDVVFIAYENTKEELDELQKKLNVPIVGIGAGMRGAIFGDDAYRTFEIIGKTMRAEKRAAAVIRFMKSAQEDLRKRVADLPENGETVYIGGCSFRGTQGILSTKSHIDLLTTVRANNVMDNLTESVSVVIDKEKLLDLDPEIIILDLSGEALLAEDMKADPGFYQALKAFRNRKAYAIMPYFTYGMNYDTAILDMYSIGKVVHPDRFADVDLERKGAEIYTAFVGKDVYRELMETYPKSFREAQIDE, encoded by the coding sequence ATGAAGAAGAGAACGTTTTTGTCGCTTGCCTTGATGATGTTTGCGGCGTGGCACGTGAACGAAGGAATGCGGGGAGTCGCCCAGGAGCGGTCCACGACTGCCGCTCCATATACGGTGACGGATATTGCCGGCCGGGAGATCGCTTTCGATAAAGTCCCGGAAAGAGTCCTGGCGCTGGGGCATGGCGTGCTGCAGCAGTACGCGTATGTCTGCGGGGCCGACCGGCTGGTTGGAATCGAAGAGACGGCCAAAAGCGGACACAGCCTGATGGGGCAGTCCGTTCACCATGCCTATCCCGAGCTGCGCAAAATACAGACGGTCGGGAAAGGCGGCCCGAAGTTCTCTCCCGATGACGAGCAGATCGCGTATCAGGCCCCCGATGTCGTGTTCATCGCGTATGAGAACACAAAGGAAGAGCTGGATGAACTGCAAAAGAAACTGAACGTCCCGATTGTCGGGATCGGCGCGGGCATGAGGGGCGCAATCTTCGGCGACGACGCCTACCGCACCTTCGAGATCATCGGGAAAACGATGCGCGCCGAGAAGAGAGCCGCGGCGGTCATTCGATTCATGAAGTCCGCGCAGGAAGATCTGAGGAAACGCGTGGCGGACCTTCCCGAGAACGGCGAGACCGTTTACATCGGCGGATGCAGCTTCAGAGGCACGCAGGGGATCCTGTCCACAAAATCCCACATCGATCTGCTGACGACCGTCAGGGCGAACAACGTCATGGACAATCTGACGGAGAGTGTCAGCGTCGTGATCGACAAGGAGAAATTGCTCGACCTCGATCCCGAAATCATCATTCTTGATCTGAGCGGAGAAGCGCTTCTCGCCGAGGACATGAAAGCGGATCCGGGATTTTATCAGGCGCTGAAAGCCTTTCGGAACCGCAAGGCGTACGCGATCATGCCGTATTTTACGTACGGCATGAATTACGATACCGCGATACTGGACATGTACTCCATCGGCAAGGTCGTTCATCCCGACCGCTTCGCCGACGTCGATCTCGAACGGAAAGGCGCGGAGATCTATACGGCTTTCGTCGGCAAAGACGTGTATCGCGAACTGATGGAAACATACCCGAAGAGCTTCCGCGAGGCGCAGATCGATGAATGA
- a CDS encoding DEAD/DEAH box helicase → MTAASFRDFNLPESFLAALDQRGFTTPTPVQAQVLSQPNLDTDMVVQARTGSGKTLAFLLPLLSELEGGSKKPRLLVLSPTRELAMQNASESEFLGRIRGVGTASIVGGMSMEHQIFQLRHGASVVVGTPGRVLDHIRRGTLDLSEIETLVLDEGDNMLDMGFRDELEAILEAAVNRKKTWLFSATMPDSVFSLCRRYLKEPMRLELNHEEEQHEDIVHRAYLVPSRQRMEALVNILLWEKPALCLIFCHTKTDTGEVAGRLQEEGLMALALNGDMTQRERSNALESFRTGRIPILVATNVAARGLDVQGVSHVIQLGLPDNMETFVHRSGRTGRAGHEGSNLLLLTPQESGRFKFMLRSSEMKVEWLKVPDIQEISVIQRERREESLLEIVPAPEVRAWAESLLERSDDAADLAAKLLSAAVKDIPTGYALRDSLQRELDQRRERAAIRREGRA, encoded by the coding sequence GTGACCGCAGCAAGTTTTAGAGATTTCAATCTGCCCGAGAGTTTTCTTGCCGCTCTCGATCAACGAGGCTTTACGACGCCGACGCCGGTTCAGGCACAGGTGCTGTCGCAGCCCAATCTGGACACGGACATGGTCGTGCAGGCGCGCACGGGTTCCGGCAAGACGCTGGCTTTCCTTCTGCCCCTGCTGAGCGAACTCGAAGGCGGAAGCAAAAAGCCCCGCCTGCTGGTGCTCTCGCCGACGCGCGAACTGGCGATGCAGAACGCCAGCGAGTCGGAATTTTTGGGCCGCATCAGAGGCGTCGGCACGGCGAGCATCGTCGGCGGCATGAGCATGGAGCACCAGATCTTCCAGCTTCGGCACGGTGCCTCGGTCGTCGTCGGCACGCCGGGGCGCGTCCTCGATCATATCCGCCGCGGCACGCTCGACCTGAGCGAGATCGAAACGCTGGTTCTCGACGAAGGCGACAACATGCTCGACATGGGCTTCCGCGACGAGCTGGAAGCGATCCTCGAAGCCGCCGTGAACCGCAAAAAGACCTGGCTCTTCTCGGCGACGATGCCCGACTCGGTGTTTTCGCTCTGCAGGCGCTATCTCAAAGAACCGATGCGGCTGGAGCTGAACCACGAAGAGGAACAGCACGAAGACATCGTGCACCGCGCGTATCTGGTGCCTTCGCGCCAGCGCATGGAAGCGCTGGTCAACATCCTGCTGTGGGAAAAGCCGGCGCTCTGCCTGATATTCTGCCACACCAAGACCGATACGGGAGAGGTGGCGGGCCGTCTTCAGGAGGAAGGGCTGATGGCTCTGGCGCTGAACGGCGACATGACGCAGCGCGAACGCAGCAACGCCCTGGAATCTTTCCGCACCGGGCGCATTCCCATTCTGGTCGCCACCAACGTGGCCGCCCGCGGGCTGGACGTGCAGGGCGTCAGCCACGTGATCCAGCTGGGGCTCCCCGACAACATGGAGACCTTCGTGCACCGCTCCGGGCGCACCGGGCGCGCCGGACACGAAGGCAGCAACCTGCTGCTGCTGACGCCGCAGGAATCGGGGCGCTTCAAGTTCATGCTCCGCAGCTCCGAGATGAAGGTCGAATGGCTGAAAGTCCCCGACATTCAGGAGATCAGCGTCATTCAGCGCGAACGCCGCGAAGAATCGCTGCTGGAGATCGTTCCCGCGCCGGAGGTCCGCGCCTGGGCCGAGTCGCTCCTCGAACGCAGCGACGACGCGGCGGACCTCGCGGCCAAGCTGCT
- a CDS encoding FecCD family ABC transporter permease, whose amino-acid sequence MKIAETELQVQYRKYLSRKMSFIVLLIVLLSATAALSLNIGSSGMTVGESLKALAGRGIEKHARIVFDIRLPRIIGGFFVGMSIALSGMVIQSALNNPLASPSTLGISSASAFGANVALIVFVRLGMRTSALTTGAVSFLSAMLCMVLVLVVSSLKRSDRTTVLLGGVALNALFGAMMTIVQFFADDVELASAVAWTFGDLGRIDYSEIKIVATVTVLSIWAVYALRWRFNAMDMGEGTAHSLGVDTKLLRNASILIAALNTGVCVAFAGIIGFVGILAPSMVKRVIGEDKRYMIPATLLMGALIVLVGDALARTAAAPLVLPVGAITSALGAPVFVYILLKER is encoded by the coding sequence ATGAAAATCGCAGAAACTGAATTGCAGGTGCAATACCGGAAATACCTCTCCCGAAAAATGTCGTTTATCGTGCTGCTGATCGTTTTGTTGTCTGCAACGGCTGCGTTGTCGCTGAATATCGGTTCTTCGGGGATGACCGTCGGCGAAAGCCTGAAAGCCCTGGCAGGCCGCGGGATCGAAAAACACGCCAGAATCGTTTTCGACATTCGCCTGCCCAGGATCATCGGCGGCTTCTTTGTGGGCATGAGCATCGCCCTGTCGGGAATGGTCATCCAGTCCGCGTTGAACAATCCGCTTGCGTCCCCGTCCACGCTGGGCATATCCTCGGCTTCGGCCTTCGGCGCGAACGTCGCGCTGATCGTCTTTGTCCGGCTGGGGATGCGGACGAGCGCATTGACAACCGGCGCGGTTTCGTTTTTGTCGGCGATGCTGTGCATGGTTCTGGTGCTGGTCGTTTCCAGTCTGAAAAGATCCGACAGGACGACCGTGTTGCTGGGCGGCGTGGCGTTGAACGCCCTTTTCGGCGCCATGATGACGATCGTGCAGTTTTTCGCTGACGACGTCGAGCTGGCGTCCGCCGTGGCGTGGACCTTTGGCGATTTGGGCAGGATCGATTATTCCGAGATCAAAATCGTCGCGACGGTTACCGTCCTTTCGATATGGGCGGTCTATGCGCTGCGTTGGCGGTTCAACGCGATGGATATGGGAGAGGGAACGGCGCATTCTCTGGGGGTCGACACGAAGCTGCTCCGCAATGCGTCGATTTTGATCGCCGCCCTTAACACGGGCGTTTGCGTGGCTTTTGCCGGCATTATCGGATTCGTGGGGATCCTCGCTCCGTCCATGGTCAAGCGGGTTATCGGCGAGGACAAACGCTATATGATCCCGGCGACGCTGCTGATGGGCGCGCTGATCGTTCTCGTCGGCGACGCTCTTGCCAGGACAGCGGCAGCGCCGCTCGTGTTGCCGGTCGGCGCGATTACGTCCGCTTTGGGGGCGCCGGTGTTCGTATATATCTTGCTGAAGGAAAGATAG